The segment CCACCACCTGACGCGCCACCCGCAGCAGCACCGCAGCGCCGTGCTGCGCCAGCGCCAGCATCGCCGCGCTGTCCGCGGCCAGCACGACGTCGCGGCCGGTCAAGCGCTCGGCCAGCGTCTTGGCCGGATTGGTGAACAGCTCGCGGGCCGCGCTGTTGCGCAGGGCCTCGGCATCGAGGGCATCGGCCAGCGCACCGATATCGACGCGCGCCGCGTCGTCGACGACGGACAGCACCGCCACCCCGGCCGCCAGATAACGGGTCAACCCGAACTCGTCGGGGACCGGCAGCCGCGGCGCCAGCACGGCCGCGCGACCGGCCGTCGCGTCGCGCAGCGGTCCCTCGTGCGGCGCGACCACGGCGACCCGTGCACCGCGGCGCACACCGGTCGCGGCGGCGGTCACCAGCACCGGATCACCGGCATCGGCGCCGGCCACCACCACGACATCCAGCGCACCGGTCCACGGCGGAACCTCGGGCGCCACCACGATGGGGACACCGCTGGCCGCCCCGAGCGCCGCCGCCAGCACGGCGCCGGCGGCCCGGGCCGCGCCGGCCTCGGCAATCCAGATGAGCG is part of the Mycobacterium adipatum genome and harbors:
- a CDS encoding TobH protein, with translation MTSRAATIDLDDVEGLLAADREGLLRAAAMAGAQVRATAAAVDEGALDLLRSEIPPRTLIWIAEAGAARAAGAVLAAALGAASGVPIVVAPEVPPWTGALDVVVVAGADAGDPVLVTAAATGVRRGARVAVVAPHEGPLRDATAGRAAVLAPRLPVPDEFGLTRYLAAGVAVLSVVDDAARVDIGALADALDAEALRNSAARELFTNPAKTLAERLTGRDVVLAADSAAMLALAQHGAAVLLRVARQVVAAVGLADALAAVSPLNIAPVDYETALFHDEEFDGPLPSRVRTVVLTSDERRPAVVTRTEGFADLDVVSADDVPDAGTVIGGVRLEQQLATLAVRLEMTAVYLRLVRG